Within the Eucalyptus grandis isolate ANBG69807.140 chromosome 1, ASM1654582v1, whole genome shotgun sequence genome, the region TAATTAAAACACACATCAACTTGTATCATGCAAATAATTAAGATCTTCATAGTTCTAGAGTCATGGTTGCAAATTGTCATGGATGACAGCAAATCAATGGCTGAAAGTGCTCTCTACAGAAGGCCACTTAGATTTACAGGGTCACCATCCTCAACTCTGTATCGCAAAGAGACAAAGCTCAAAATCACTAGCAtctagattttcattttgttctctcCACAGGCACTTCATATGACTTTTACcgacaaataaaaaaacaaagcattTAAATGTCCAACCAACTCCCCTTTTCAAATTTCCATATCTCTGATCAAATCTAATAGCTATTAAGCCACACCGCTACAAGTAAACTCAAATTACTGATGACACATATAATATGAGACATAGTATATGAACTCAGCATGATGGTGTGCACTGCAGGGACTAGCTTGACAAAACTCAGAGGAGCTCCTTAGTTACTTACCTTCTCTCGGGCAGAAAGTGGACCAGTAGCAGAATATACCACGTCATTGATTAGGCCGGTTGGTTGATGATCAGTGCTGAATACAGCAGCATCCTCCCTCATGACTTTAGGATTCTCCGAATGAGTTTTCAAGTCTTTGCACTTCATTGCATGAGCCATGAGTTGTTCCCAGTTCTTCAGTGTTATGCTCTTTCCAAGTATCTATGATGAGTGAACACGCAAGACTTACAATATCGGTAGTCAATCAAACCATAATTGGGAATCATTAACTAAGTGCTTACCTCTCTCGGCTTCTTCAAGTCTGTAGACCGGTGCTGTAGAAAGTCCCCCACTGTATATATTCCGGCTTTATTcaatttttggtgagatttccCATCTTTGGCAATCTTCTCCAGCCTCCAGATCTCATCATTAAATGCAGGTGGATGATGTTTCTTGTTTGCTGTAAATGAAGAGGACATATACAAGTAAGGTCCTTGTCCCTGTTAGATTGATGAGTACCTTCGATAGGCGTGCGAGACCCTCTCCCGAAACTGATTCGAAGTGTCAACATTTTCTAATAACATAGAAACagatcatattttatttatcaaaatttgcAGACATTTTAAAGGAGTATGggattatgctttctcaaagaaagatgaatattgcccaaacaTATATCGAATTTCTTGTTTTACACCTTAATAAAGGAACATATTATCCAGGGCCATACATTGCTCAGGAATTACTAAAGTTACTAGAAGAAAACTTTATgacaaaacaagttcagcaatttgttgggataattaattatctcaaataCCTTATTCCCAACATTGCAAAATTGTCGATTCCACTACAATTAATGCTAAAGAATAATCCTTCACCTTAGGAAAAACCCCATATTAAAGCAGTCGCTGAACTTAGGAGATCATGCAAACTCTTTCTCCGTTACAAATCCCatcaatggaaaagaaaattctccaGACAAATGgtagtgatgaatactgggcaacCATCCTGTTCAAAGAAGCTGAGGGTAAGCGACACCTGTGTGCTtataaaagtggaaaattttcccatgttcaaatgcattatcatttcactttcaaagaaattttagcggtaaaaaatggaaaaaaaaaaattcaagtcccatctcatcggccatcacttcTGGTGAAATTGGATATGGCATCTTTTCCTCGATaatcaagttcaagcaaaagTAGATTCCACATTTCCAACTACTTCGATGGGCTAAATGTTTTTGAAGCACTCATTTGAAACCAAATATATTGCTGGAAAAAAAATGTGCTTGCTAATTTCCTATCAAAACCAAAGGCATCAGCAGAAATCAACTTGTACATCATGAGGCATGCCTTCCATACTTTTCACCACAACGAAAAGTATAAGATCGAAAAGATATGAGATTGGCCAAGCTGGCAATACTCCTAGGAGATTATTGAGTAGATCCAAAATGATAGCCTCACTGAAAATCTAGAAAACCTTTTGTGGCAATGTCACATAGAGCTATTTTGAATCCATGGAGTTTTGATCCTTTACCCCACTAGACTAAATTCCAGTTACCCGTTCATACACCCTctaatctggaaggaagatgacttCCTTGATCAACTTCGATGGttgttatggtacttaaccaataagtacttaataatTATTGAGATTCCAATCAGAAGGTTCATTGCCAATATGAGGCTTGACCAAaatattgaaaaggaaaatgacaaaaaccTTTTGGCTTTCCTTAATTGGTTCTATCTTCCTACTCATTGGAAGCACCTTCTACAACAAGAGCTAAGAATTGTCTTACTAGACCCGAAGATCCACACTGTTGTGTTTTTTAGACGACCATGGGCTTTTGTACGAAACAATTGCCCCATTGCTAATGCGCCATAGAGTATAGGAACTACATCCTATAAATCTTAGCCGCACAAATCCTTTCCATGCCCTGTTGGTTGCTATGAACACCAATATCAAGAGctttagagaagaaaacaagaccatCCCTGAGGACATGTAGAATTACATTGTACCCACTGCATGGAATCATTATGACATTGCACCAGAAGCTAGGAAGCACTCAAAGAATTCGAGCAAGTAAGGACACTTCCATAACATGAGCATGAACCCTGCATAATTATCTCAAGACCTTTATGCCCAATGGGAGTCCTATCTCTCAAGATCCTTATGATCAAGGACCTTTGTCCTTATTCCGAGGGATTGACACATCTTACTATGCTcaaccatccaattggcctcaacCAAATTTGTCTGCCGACACTCCAAGATCCTCTAGGACTTATGAAGAAGCACCTTCATGCAAACATGTGAAATACTCGAAGCCCCTCTAATATACGACTTGCAGAACTTGAACAGAAATACGAAGAATATCTTCTTGCAAAAATGCATAGTTCGATAACTTAGATTATGAGTACAATGCCTATGACGGGAGAGATTGTTGACTGTACTAAGTCATTATAGCAAATTACTATAGTAATAGGTTAGAGAAATCACTGTTCACTTGTCATTGTTCATATCATCTAAAATAATTCCTGACCGAATTTTCCAGAGCCTTTGTTTGTTTTAGGACTCGTGAGCTTGATCCTTGTTTGTTTGTGACctcttaatgcctataaaaggcaaagaagatgtAATGTGTTAGGCAAAGTCTCCtaaagtaaagtgagtgtttgcGAAAACTCTCAATGTCTTTCttctaaacactttttcttgTCCAGCTTGGTAGGATCCTCTGAGAAATGTAGTTTggatagttagaaatgttaccatcctAGCATCTCTGAGTATCTCTAGCCTCTGAACTAAATTTCTGAGTAGTTTGCtactaaaaggctgtccctgaaaGGCTTGAACTAGAGGTTCGACGATATACCTACAAAAACTTAGTCTTCCTAGTTCTAAGCTTAGGTCCATTCAATGGTACCACTATTTAGGGTTTTACTTTCCGTTTGTCATGTATATACCAATATGTAGTCTTCTTCGtaagattaattaaatttaatataaactaaCGTAgagtaaatttaaaataaatgcaccagtttaaagtttttgatagtgaaaaattagtttaaggtaaattattaatTGTCTTTGTATTGTATTGCGATCTAAAGTATTTTAATCCTACAGCTTAACCAAATTATTAGGTTTCGTAGCTGCATGTTAATGTAATGCTAAAATTAGTTACAGAAGCTTTGTTTAatacagctttttttttttttttcctgttcttcTCGATGTAATGTGTTGAGAGTTTGTACGGGGTGAACAATACAATAAGGAAATAAAGAGCTTCACTGTGCCGTTAAATCCTTCTAtctgcttccttttttttcgaGGACACGTCCTTGATCCTAATCACCGTCCCTTTTTTGTCCAACTAATCACCGTCCCTTAACTTTTCGATTTTACCGCAGGTGCTCATGATATCCAATCGTTGCATTTTCATATGGCCCTCGTACTCTTGATTTGTGTAATCAAATCATTACACTCGTAAAAATTTTCTGATGGTCTCTCTTTAGGCCTTTTGATGACCCGATTGAGCGCTGAAAGTTGAATTCTCAACAATTAATAAAGCTAAGCTTTTTATTAAGCTTAACGTGGATTGACTTAAAAGAAtcgattaaataaaaattccacCTAACGTGACAagtaagtgattttttttttttttaccacataaACTACTAACGGATACTAGGGCTGCAAACACCTAACGCTCGTGTTGAGTAATCCCATGACTGCATTGAACTGTAAACTATGCCGAGGGTTGGGTGAGCTCCAATGTGGAATGGCTTACTTAATTcatttaatagaaaaataatagatgGTGATTAGAATCTTGCCGCATATATTTTACTACAATAAATATTTCTGttatatatttttgtgagaATTCGATTATATTCAGCTATCACTTTGTAATTATCATCAAACAACTtcatatttcaaattttcaggattaaggttttaaaaaaattaatttataataattaaattttgaacatttatttttcagttGTACTAAACGAGCTGTAGTCCCTAATCCCGGGAAATCAATGGTTGCGTGTCCATCAATAATAGCAACAATCCATGatgttaggaaaaaaaaatcggcGCAACAGTGTATATTCATTTTTGAGTGAAACAAGTTGTGGGAACAATAATGGAAGATACAATTAAGTGAATCATAGAAAATAGTGGACAATCAATAttgggtttcttctttttttcccttttaattccttttgtttctttcctaaTTCTCCCGATCTAGTTTGGGAGCTTTGCTCTCCCAATCTTATATTTGGGAGCTTTTCTCTCtatctaattctagattttggAGTTTTAATAAATACGTACACCGCATCCAGTTTCAATGGTGTGCACAGCAACTTCAAAGTCAAATCTATACTCATTCAACGTTTTCTCACTCAAAGTTTGGGCACTTCACATTGGTTATATGGCTCGCTTTCATAGGTGTTAGATCtgatatttttcaatatatttatattgtcTCCATATGTTGATAGTGTTGGGGGCACCAAACCTAGGAGAATACTGCTGAAAGGCAAAGCCATAATTACAGATGGAGATCTCAGTGTGTGCTTATCACATATGGTGTTGTGTGATTTTGTGATTGACCATTGATCCTTTTGTTTGGATCCGGTTACACATATGTTATTGAAGGATAAGCTCACGATGATCTCTGCCAATCATGCTCTAATGAAACACATTgatttctggttttttttttttttttttggagatctATAGATTTGTTTTATTactatgacttttgagatttcctttcatgtatcaatttggtaatgaatggaaatttgtttttgaccaaaaaaattattgagcTTTTGGTTAGCATAGATGGACACATACATTTGATTATGTGGGACCAACGACGAGAGAACTCGAAGCACTCAAtcttgataattaaaaattcgaggATCACATAAGTAAAGGTAGATTGAGCTTAATCTTTGCTTGCTCACGGTCTTATCGCTTGACGAAGGTTGAACTACCATGACCGGCGCTCCTGGGAGCTGTGCAAATGCTAGGAGGAGCTTAAAGCTTAAGGTCGGCTTTTTCCATGCCACCAGCCTGTTTATGTTGTTCTGAGCATTTTGGGTATGGATGAATTGTGGTTATTTGTCTATGGACAAGAGAAAATTTCTATGTCCCAATGCTGCCCCGAACATGAACAGACTTGAGGAGGGGCTAGTCAAGATTGCCGCCCCCTCGAGAGCATTTAGCCCCACATACCTACGATTTTGATCGGTCTTCTTGTAAAATTTGCTTCTGCTACTTCTTCAGTAGTTACTAAATTGTAACTCTAACTTCATTATAAAACTAACAGTCTCGATATATAGAGAATATCGAGAGAACTTAGCATCATAATTTAACAATGCCGTGCGTTCTGAAAAACAGCTTCATTGCCTAGGGATAGCAGCAAACAGACAAGACCTAGTACATAGCAGTCGATGGACATAATCTAGTAATTTAATAATGCCATGCGTTCTTCCTGATGAAGAAACCCCACTGCATCACTGCCTTTATCTTGAGTCGGCCATTAACACCTTTGCTGGTGCCTAAACAGAGCCATCTTTCCATGGCGGGGTGTGAAAGGACATGTCAACATCTGGTAGGCCCGAGTATTTCGTCATATTATCTGCAacattgaattgcaaattttccATCTCGTGATCACTTTCGTGATCACCTTCAGGTTGAGGATCACAGGGTGGTTCAGAGGGCAGAATAAGCTCATTCACTGCAGCGTCCATTTTCCTCCATGGACTGAACATTTGGTTACGCAACGCATCCTGTGAACTTATATCATGGGACTCTGTTGACGATCCACCAATAATAATACCATTATCTCCCGGAGAAATTAGACCATTCCAGTTGTTTGCAGGTATGGGCTGATGTGAAGCAGGACAAGCAAGTTCATTGGCTAAAAAGTTCATGGGATTTCCAAAAGAGGTATTTTGGGACTGTACTTTCAATGGCAAGGCAGTTACATGATTATGTCCTAGAGAAAGAATTAGAGCATTAATGTGGTTAGTAAATATGAGCCGATGTGGGCATGGCTCTAGGAtcttataaaaagaaatttcgaATGAATGATTATGAGCTTTTACCATATGATATTGAGGCATGGGATGGTCTAGAGAAGAGAACATGCTCATTTACTGTAGAGTCCATTCGCCTCGAAGAACTGATCACATGGCTAGGCGTGGCAGATTGGGAATTGACATCATGAGACTGTGTTGGCAATCCGCCGGTAGTAATACCATTATCTCCTGGAGAAGTGAGACCATTCCAATTGTTTGCATATGTGAGCTGATGTGAAGAGGGACGAGCAAGTTCATTAGCTGAAAACTTCATGGGATTTCCAAAATAGGTATTTTGAGATTGTACTGGCAATGGTAAAGCAGCTACACCATTATGTCCTGGAGAAAGAATTAGAACATTAATGTGGTCAGTAAACATGAGCCGACATGGACATAGGTACACGatcttataaagaaaaaaatcgaaagaATGATAATGAGCTTTTACCACATGATATTGAGGCACAGGTTAGTCCAGAGGGGAGAACATGGTCATTTACTGTACAGTCCATTTGCCTCGAAGAATCGATCACAAGGCTAGGCATGGCAGATTGGGAATTGACATTATGGGACTGTGTTGGCAATCTGCCATTAGTAGTACCATTATCTCCTGGAGGAATTAGGCCATTCCAGTTGTTTGCATATGTGGGTTGATGTGAAGCGGGACGAGCAAGTTCATCAGCTGAAAACTTCATGGGATTTCCAAAATAGGTATTTTGGGACTGTACTGGTAATGGCAAAGCTGTTACATCATTATGTCCTAGAGAAAGAATTAGAACATTAATGTGGTTAGCAAATATGAGCCGACATGAGCAGGAGTGTAtgatattatgaaaaaaattcgaAGGAATGCTTATGAGCTTTTACCATCTGATATTGAGGCACAGGTTGGTCTAGAGGGGAGAACATGTTCATTTACGGTAGAGTCCATTTGCCTCGAAGAATCAATCACATGGCTAGGCATGACAGATTGGGAATTGGCATCATGGGACTGTGTTGGCAATCCACCGATAGCAATACCATTATCTCCCGGAGGAATCAGACCACTCCAGTTGTTTGCATATGTGGGCTGATGTGAAGCAGGACGAGCAAGTTCATTAGCTGAAAATTTCATGGGATTTCCAAAATAGGTATTCTGGGACTGTACTGGCAATGGTAAAGCAATCACACCATTATGTCCTGGAGAAAGAATTAGAACATTAACGTGGTTGTTAAATATGAGCCGACAAGCGCAGGAGTGTAcgattttataaataaaaaattccaaagaatGATTATGAGCTTTTACCATCTGACATTGAGGCATAGGTTTGTCCAGAGGGGAGAACGTGGTCATTTACTGCACAGTCCATTTGCCTCGAAGAATCGATCACATGGCTAGGCATGACTGATTGGGAATTGACATCATGGGACTGTATTGGCAATTCGCCAGTAGTAATACCATTATCTCCTGAAGGAATTAGATTATTCCAGTTGTTTGCATATGTAGGCTGATGTGAAGCGGGACGAGCAAGTTCATTTGTTGAAAGCTCCATGGGATTTCCAAAATAGGCATTTTGGGATTGGACTAGCCATGGCAAAGCGGATACACCATTATATGTCCCAGAGGAAGAATTAGAACTTACTGTGGTTAGTAAATATGGCCGACATGGGCACGGGTGTAGAatcttctaaaaaaatttcgaatgaATGGTTATGAGCTTTTACTACTCTAATATCATTAGCTTCAATTGACAATGGCCTTTCCCTTCACAGATTGAACATTTTACGTCTTAATTTCAGACATATTAGTTTAATCAACATAACTTCTTTTCTAATATGATCTTTCAgccattatttaataaaaatgccCACACAAACACGATGCTGTGTGCCTATTACATCTATTCATATCTAACTAATTTTCTAATTGCATTCTAATTGCTTGCACTGAAAACATACACACATACGTACGTATGTACGTACATACATATGGCCAAATGGATAGAATGTATTGAATGAGGCTCATTTTGCAACAATCACATCTTACAGAATATGTCATTTCGTGTtcaatttggatttggattttaaATGTTCTCCACATTGGATGTTCTTATCGGTCACTTTGTTACTTCAACTCTTAAATCTTTCATGTCTAAATTGAAGTTGCATCTTCTAAACCAAACCTTGACATAATGGAAGTACTTGATAATAGCCCTCTTGCCTTTGTACTGAATCTATTAGATTACTGCTTTTGGTAGTGACCTGCAACGGCATACTCTTCTTGTTTGTTCATCATCAGTAAAAACTATTTTTCAGCATTTTCAGATGCAAATTCAATTGTGGGGTAGCTGGACAAATAAACGTCTTCACATAACGCGGAACCCAAATGATAAGGATCTGAAACACGTTGTTTTTATGTATTAAAGTTCAACGATCAAATGGAAAGTCctattatcatcattatttcacaggCCCCGTCTTTGTATGGGCTTAtagggagagagagttttgtGTTTCGGAGCACGTACCTTCAGCAGTGGAGCCTGCATTCGCTGGAGGAGCTTCCGGACCAACTGGAGGAGCACAGGTACTTGGAGCCATATTATGTTGAACAGAGGCGGGAATTTCAGTTTGTCGTTCAGAGACTTGAGATGGAAAAGAGCTTGAGGCTTTCCCAATTGTATCTTCATGGTTCTGGAAGAAAAACACAGTATACCACTTAGTATAATGGAAGTATTTATCTCCACTATAAAAGGTACACGCTCTGACTTCAAGCTACAATTTCCTTTTTCCGCAAGTAATGTTGCATTCCTTGGACGAACTTGCACTCAGAGTAAGCACGTATGCGCAGCacagagaaagaagaataaagaataaCATTGAAAGAACCTCAATTCACTTTAGGCCTATCGCCACCCATTTCTCCACCACACAAAGTTCAGGTCCTCCAAAGATGCAATGGAGAGTATAATCAAGGTAAGGGTCCCCAGGGTAAAGATGCAAAGTTGATTGAGAAAGGACCAGTGAATAATTAAAACACTCATCAACTTGTATCGTGCAAGTAATTAAGATCTTCATAGTTATAGAGGCATGGTTGCAAATCAACGGCTGAAAGTGCTCTCTACAGAAGGCCACTTAGATTTACAAGGTCACCATCCTCAACTTTGCATTGCAAAGAGCGAAAGCTCAAAAATCACCAGCAtctagattttcattttgttctctcCACGGGCACTTCATATTACTTTTACTgacaaataataaaacaaagcATTCAAATGTCCAACCAACTCCCCTTTTCAAATTTCCATCTCTGATCAAATCTAATACCTATAAAGCCACACCGCTACAAGTAAACTCAAATTACTGATGACACATATAATATGGGACATAATATATGAACTCAGCATGATGGTGTGCACTGCATGGACTGGCTTGACAAAACTCAGGAGGAACTCTCCTTAGTTACTTACCTTCTCTCGGGCAGAAAGTCGATCAGTAGCAGAATATACCACATCATTGATTAGGTCGGTTGGTTGATGATCAGTGCTGAATTCAGCAGCATCCTCCCTCTTGACATTAGGATTCTCCGAATGAGTTTTCAAGTCTTGGCACTCCATTGCATGAGCTATGAGGTGTTCCCAGTTCTTCGGGGTCATGCTCTTTCCAAGTACCTATGATGAGTGAACACGCAAGACTTACAATCTCGGTAGTCAATCAAACCATAATTGGGAATCATTAACTAAGTGCTTACCTCTCTCGGCTTCTTGAAGTCTGTAGACCGGTGCTGTAGAAAGTCTCCCACTGTATATATTCCGGCTTTATTcaatttttggtgagatttccCATCTTTGGCAATCTTCTCCAGCCTCCAGATCTCATCATGAAGTGCAGGTGGATGATGTTTCTTGTTTGCTGTAAAATGAAGAGGACATATACAGTAAGGTCCTTGTCCCAGTTAGATTCATGAGTACCTTCTGATAGGTGTGCAGACCCTCTCCCGAAACTGATTCAAAGTGTCAACATTTTCTAATAACATAGAAACagatcatattttatttatcagaattttcatttgagatGTAATGGTTCGTATGAAATGAAGCTCTCAATTAAAATATAGGAGACGCGATGTCTGAAACTATGTTTAttttcagtcataaacttaggACAAGGTTTATGTAATGTAAGACCATTAAAGCTGTACATTCTCCTCTATGTTCCTTGACACGAAAGGCATCTGTTTTTGCTTCCCGGATTCGTGTATTCCCACAATAACCTGATGCCACCTTAAGCCCTATCCTAAATTGTTTATTCCTGTCCCAACTGGAATTGTCCATAAATATCAGTTCTCCCAGCTCCCCAACACCTCCCTTGAGCGTCACCAGGCGAACTCCTGTCAAAAGCGGCCCCTTTCCTTCGCGTTCTTTAACCATGAAGTTCTCAAAATCTTCTTGATCCCAGTTGTCCTTATCATCTTTGTTGAAGTCACTTTTAAGCACAACGATGTCCAACTTAATGGAGGATTCCGGGCCTGATTTAACAACTTCCCCTGTATCTGCATCAATCAAGGCAACAGAAATGCGAGCACCCCCTTTTCCTTCTAGTTTCTGTCCGGTAAATACATTTTCGGACAGTTTGGTTGGAATGTGAAGCCAGAAGTTTCTCACATCATTCTTTCTCGTAGTTTTAGCATTAGTACTGCATTCTCCGGGAAAAACAACCATTAGAAACAGGAACAGGTATAGAAGcagaaaattggaaaagtaaTAACACAGAGACAAACTACCAAACATCTCACTTGGACAAGTCTTACTGCCAGAGAAACTACTAGTTTAAATAGATGCATTGTCTCAGAGAGTTTAacaatcaaattttttaaaatgtaaaataaaacCAAATATAATGCTGCACTGCTCTCAAGATACATATGATTATGTTCTAAATCGGAGCATTGACAATTTGGCGTATGACCTAATCATTCTGGCTTAGTTGTAAACTGAGCTCTGCCTGCCTGCTTTGGGGTTAGGGGTAAAGTCGGACTATTATTCCCCAAAAAATCAACAATGCATAACCAGTCAATACTACACAGAAAGCCAGCATCACAGGGAAAGAGCATTCATACCATTCAAGGTGGGGAGATTGATCATTCATGAGCTCCACTGTTTCCCTCTGt harbors:
- the LOC120291369 gene encoding calmodulin-binding protein 60 C-like isoform X2, which encodes MNDQSPHLECTNAKTTRKNDVRNFWLHIPTKLSENVFTGQKLEGKGGARISVALIDADTGEVVKSGPESSIKLDIVVLKSDFNKDDKDNWDQEDFENFMVKEREGKGPLLTGVRLVTLKGGVGELGELIFMDNSSWDRNKQFRIGLKVASGYCGNTRIREAKTDAFRVKEHRGESNKKHHPPALHDEIWRLEKIAKDGKSHQKLNKAGIYTVGDFLQHRSTDFKKPREVLGKSMTPKNWEHLIAHAMECQDLKTHSENPNVKREDAAEFSTDHQPTDLINDVVYSATDRLSAREKNHEDTIGKASSSFPSQVSERQTEIPASVQHNMAPSTCAPPVGPEAPPANAGSTAEGHNGVIALPLPVQSQNTYFGNPMKFSANELARPASHQPTYANNWSGLIPPGDNGIAIGGLPTQSHDANSQSVMPSHVIDSSRQMDSTVNEHVLPSRPTCASISDGHNDVTALPLPVQSQNTYFGNPMKFSADELARPASHQPTYANNWNGLIPPGDNGTTNGRLPTQSHNVNSQSAMPSLVIDSSRQMDCTVNDHVLPSGLTCASISCGHNGVAALPLPVQSQNTYFGNPMKFSANELARPSSHQLTYANNWNGLTSPGDNGITTGGLPTQSHDVNSQSATPSHVISSSRRMDSTVNEHVLFSRPSHASISYGHNHVTALPLKVQSQNTSFGNPMNFLANELACPASHQPIPANNWNGLISPGDNGIIIGGSSTESHDISSQDALRNQMFSPWRKMDAAVNELILPSEPPCDPQPEGDHESDHEMENLQFNVADNMTKYSGLPDVDMSFHTPPWKDGSV
- the LOC120291369 gene encoding uncharacterized protein LOC120291369 isoform X1, whose amino-acid sequence is MNDQSPHLECTNAKTTRKNDVRNFWLHIPTKLSENVFTGQKLEGKGGARISVALIDADTGEVVKSGPESSIKLDIVVLKSDFNKDDKDNWDQEDFENFMVKEREGKGPLLTGVRLVTLKGGVGELGELIFMDNSSWDRNKQFRIGLKVASGYCGNTRIREAKTDAFRVKEHRGESNKKHHPPALHDEIWRLEKIAKDGKSHQKLNKAGIYTVGDFLQHRSTDFKKPREVLGKSMTPKNWEHLIAHAMECQDLKTHSENPNVKREDAAEFSTDHQPTDLINDVVYSATDRLSAREKNHEDTIGKASSSFPSQVSERQTEIPASVQHNMAPSTCAPPVGPEAPPANAGSTAEVQSQNAYFGNPMELSTNELARPASHQPTYANNWNNLIPSGDNGITTGELPIQSHDVNSQSVMPSHVIDSSRQMDCAVNDHVLPSGQTYASMSDGHNGVIALPLPVQSQNTYFGNPMKFSANELARPASHQPTYANNWSGLIPPGDNGIAIGGLPTQSHDANSQSVMPSHVIDSSRQMDSTVNEHVLPSRPTCASISDGHNDVTALPLPVQSQNTYFGNPMKFSADELARPASHQPTYANNWNGLIPPGDNGTTNGRLPTQSHNVNSQSAMPSLVIDSSRQMDCTVNDHVLPSGLTCASISCGHNGVAALPLPVQSQNTYFGNPMKFSANELARPSSHQLTYANNWNGLTSPGDNGITTGGLPTQSHDVNSQSATPSHVISSSRRMDSTVNEHVLFSRPSHASISYGHNHVTALPLKVQSQNTSFGNPMNFLANELACPASHQPIPANNWNGLISPGDNGIIIGGSSTESHDISSQDALRNQMFSPWRKMDAAVNELILPSEPPCDPQPEGDHESDHEMENLQFNVADNMTKYSGLPDVDMSFHTPPWKDGSV